From a single Flavobacteriales bacterium genomic region:
- a CDS encoding AI-2E family transporter yields the protein MNTKKCDLRTVTRSKTMTGSEGLKRYVLLLLATVLTVVALFYGRSLILLVVGSGLLAFLMLPIARSMDRFGPKWLGATVATLVLLIVVIGTLFLMGWQLRRFADDLPTLKTALVEKGTMIQAWIADRTHMSQREQLKWFNERVGEIASTGGKVAVDLFSSTGNVLASIVPIPLFVFLLILLRDRFRMFFKQLGSTSDGLVLDIMIRISKLSQKYLKGVFTVIVILGVLNSIGFLILGLKYAILLGFLVGFLNVIPYIGVMIGSLFPLLIALITKDSYMYAVGALGVCAITQFLENNFITPKVVGSSVSINPLASLVALIAGGTLWGLIGMVLAIPITGMIKIVCDSLPALKPYGYILGEDHDFPEEDRIKIPFTENWRKGKATVNKDN from the coding sequence GTGAACACGAAGAAGTGTGATCTTCGTACGGTAACACGATCAAAGACCATGACCGGATCCGAAGGACTAAAGCGCTATGTTCTGCTATTGCTCGCCACGGTGCTCACCGTTGTGGCGCTCTTCTATGGAAGAAGCTTGATCCTCTTGGTCGTTGGGAGTGGGCTATTAGCCTTCCTAATGCTACCCATTGCACGTAGCATGGACCGCTTCGGACCGAAATGGTTGGGGGCAACAGTTGCCACGCTGGTCTTGTTGATCGTAGTTATCGGCACCCTTTTCTTAATGGGATGGCAACTAAGAAGGTTCGCTGATGACCTTCCAACGCTGAAAACAGCTTTGGTAGAAAAAGGAACCATGATACAGGCATGGATCGCCGACCGGACCCACATGAGCCAACGTGAACAGTTGAAATGGTTCAATGAACGCGTGGGCGAAATTGCGAGTACCGGTGGTAAGGTCGCAGTAGATCTTTTCTCAAGCACAGGCAATGTGCTGGCGAGCATAGTACCAATACCACTCTTCGTGTTCCTCTTGATACTGTTACGCGATAGGTTCCGAATGTTCTTCAAACAACTCGGTTCTACCAGTGATGGTCTGGTCTTGGACATCATGATACGGATCTCCAAACTATCCCAAAAATACCTCAAAGGTGTTTTCACCGTGATCGTGATCCTCGGCGTACTGAACAGCATCGGCTTCCTTATTCTTGGACTGAAATACGCCATCCTTCTCGGTTTTTTAGTGGGTTTCCTGAATGTGATACCGTACATCGGCGTAATGATCGGCTCGCTCTTCCCCCTTTTGATCGCCCTGATAACCAAAGATTCCTACATGTATGCCGTCGGTGCTTTAGGCGTTTGCGCGATAACACAATTCCTGGAGAACAACTTCATTACACCGAAAGTGGTTGGGTCGAGTGTGAGCATTAACCCCTTGGCCAGCTTGGTAGCGCTTATCGCAGGCGGAACGCTGTGGGGCCTTATTGGTATGGTGCTGGCCATTCCAATTACGGGAATGATCAAGATCGTATGCGATTCATTGCCCGCTTTGAAACCATACGGTTACATCCTCGGTGAGGATCATGATTTCCCTGAGGAAGACCGTATCAAGATCCCCTTTACAGAAAACTGGCGAAAGGGAAAAGCGACAGTGAATAAAGACAACTAG
- a CDS encoding YtxH domain-containing protein, with protein sequence MNRNQKLIGLLAAVAVGAALGVLFAPDSGKETRKKLKKKASKAKDDLGDAIDKGRVEWSKAKGKVSDAASMTSEEVKDFIRFLVDEGKDLRSRLKDDVEVSEEDLSEKVERAAENIRHSAN encoded by the coding sequence ATGAATCGAAATCAAAAATTGATCGGCCTTTTGGCCGCTGTTGCAGTAGGTGCCGCACTCGGAGTGTTGTTTGCACCTGACTCTGGAAAAGAAACCCGGAAAAAACTGAAGAAAAAGGCATCTAAAGCAAAAGATGACCTCGGCGATGCAATTGATAAAGGCCGTGTAGAATGGAGCAAGGCAAAAGGAAAGGTATCCGACGCCGCATCCATGACATCAGAGGAAGTGAAGGATTTCATCCGATTCCTCGTCGATGAAGGGAAAGACCTTCGTTCACGCTTAAAGGATGATGTTGAGGTATCCGAAGAGGATCTTTCCGAGAAAGTTGAACGAGCTGCTGAGAATATTCGGCACAGTGCAAATTGA
- a CDS encoding T9SS type A sorting domain-containing protein: MKKGKYIVLAFGCIVILGLVHATMQDRSKDENGHPSGPQVVNERMLLERAYPDAVFDLVAYKKGVAEALRLRSAQVERDLLTWTVEGPGNIGGRFNTIAIHPTDSDIMLAGAATGGVFRTTDGGSTWTPVFDEQPYLSIGYITFDPSNPNTIWVGTGDANISGFCYIGDGVYKSTDGGTTWQHKGLVDQHVTASIIVDPTNSNTVYAAAMGQPFIRDDNRGLYKTIDGGDSWTSVLFVSDQAGVIDMVMDPSNAQVIYAATFDRIRSNSESVAHGPNGKIWKTTNGGSDWVQLTNGLPNYPVSRIGLAIAHSAPNTLYAIVADSTYGVEGIYKTINAGASWTSLDISTVDNLHSTFGWYFGKIHVNPSDAERVYILGVDSYTSVDGGDTWDMFTPSWGTYEVHADKHDLQFTTGNVILLCTDGGIYRTNDEGGTWEDIENIPVNQVYHAAENPHLVADYWCGVQDNGTSRGNASNINSWERMAGGDGFLPKFDPVDPLLSYVEIQYGYVLYSDNGGSDYFDCVSGIDENDRVNWDMPYTIDPFDRSVLYCGTERMYKMEGAPYGFWEPISNDLSNGGTGRVHTITTLSPSAVSASNIYVGTGDANVWASTNGGASWNNVTGTLPERYVTAVVASPNLANAVYVTHSGYREGENIPHIHRSANNGTSWIDISGDLPQVAVNDVLVRNGNEDLIFVSTDVGVYYTVNGGLQWNRLGDNMPLMPVFDIEFNAAGTKVIASTFARSVQTCDITSLLTVSTNDMPPLTAGIMVYPNPVADLLNIKMHKKAAVQIEVYDIQGAIVWAGTFGDVSSFTIPVKELAVGTYSIAIRSGTECSIQRFVKLDR; this comes from the coding sequence ATGAAAAAAGGTAAGTACATCGTATTGGCTTTTGGATGCATTGTCATCCTCGGGTTGGTCCATGCCACAATGCAGGATAGGTCGAAGGATGAAAATGGCCATCCGAGCGGTCCGCAGGTGGTAAATGAACGCATGTTGCTGGAGCGTGCGTACCCCGATGCAGTGTTCGATCTGGTCGCCTATAAAAAGGGTGTTGCTGAAGCCCTTCGACTAAGAAGCGCTCAAGTGGAACGCGATCTTTTGACCTGGACGGTTGAAGGTCCTGGGAACATCGGGGGGCGATTCAATACCATTGCGATCCATCCAACGGACTCTGACATAATGTTGGCAGGCGCCGCAACTGGTGGCGTTTTCCGGACAACGGATGGCGGATCGACATGGACTCCTGTATTTGATGAACAACCCTATTTGTCCATCGGTTACATCACATTTGATCCGAGCAACCCGAATACGATCTGGGTTGGCACTGGTGACGCTAATATCTCAGGATTCTGCTACATAGGCGACGGTGTGTACAAAAGCACCGATGGCGGTACAACATGGCAGCACAAGGGACTGGTCGACCAACATGTAACTGCATCGATCATTGTTGATCCGACGAATTCCAACACCGTTTATGCAGCGGCCATGGGCCAACCTTTCATACGTGACGACAACCGTGGATTGTACAAGACGATAGATGGTGGCGACTCATGGACTTCCGTATTGTTCGTCAGTGATCAAGCGGGCGTGATCGATATGGTGATGGATCCGAGCAACGCACAGGTCATCTATGCCGCTACCTTCGATCGAATTCGGAGTAATTCCGAAAGTGTGGCCCACGGGCCGAATGGAAAGATCTGGAAAACAACCAACGGTGGTTCGGATTGGGTGCAACTCACCAATGGTCTACCGAACTATCCCGTTTCACGGATCGGGCTTGCAATTGCCCATTCTGCGCCGAACACACTCTATGCAATTGTTGCGGATTCCACTTATGGCGTGGAGGGGATCTACAAGACCATTAATGCTGGTGCATCATGGACCAGTTTGGATATATCAACGGTCGACAATTTGCATAGCACGTTCGGTTGGTACTTCGGAAAGATCCACGTCAACCCTTCGGATGCTGAGCGGGTCTATATTTTGGGTGTGGATAGTTACACATCCGTAGATGGTGGAGATACGTGGGATATGTTTACGCCATCTTGGGGAACGTACGAAGTTCACGCGGATAAGCATGATCTGCAGTTCACTACGGGCAACGTGATCCTCTTATGCACGGATGGAGGAATCTATCGGACCAATGACGAAGGAGGTACGTGGGAGGACATCGAGAATATCCCCGTGAATCAGGTCTACCATGCCGCAGAGAACCCGCATTTGGTAGCGGATTATTGGTGCGGTGTGCAGGACAACGGTACGTCCAGAGGAAACGCCTCGAACATTAATAGCTGGGAACGCATGGCAGGAGGCGATGGTTTCCTGCCCAAATTCGATCCAGTGGATCCATTGCTGAGCTATGTGGAAATTCAATATGGCTACGTGCTGTATTCTGATAATGGTGGATCGGACTATTTCGATTGCGTATCAGGTATCGATGAGAATGATCGTGTGAATTGGGACATGCCTTATACGATCGATCCATTTGATCGAAGCGTCCTGTATTGTGGAACTGAACGGATGTACAAAATGGAAGGTGCGCCCTATGGCTTTTGGGAACCGATCAGCAATGACCTTTCGAATGGAGGAACGGGTAGGGTACACACGATCACAACACTGAGTCCATCCGCAGTGAGTGCCAGCAATATATACGTCGGTACCGGTGATGCGAATGTGTGGGCATCGACCAATGGTGGCGCGAGCTGGAACAATGTGACAGGCACGTTACCAGAGCGTTATGTAACGGCAGTTGTGGCCTCTCCGAATTTGGCAAATGCAGTTTATGTTACGCATTCCGGCTATCGCGAAGGAGAGAATATTCCGCACATACATCGTTCTGCGAATAACGGTACAAGTTGGATCGACATCTCCGGTGATCTGCCACAAGTTGCGGTGAACGATGTTCTTGTACGGAATGGGAACGAGGACTTGATCTTCGTGTCCACCGATGTTGGTGTATACTATACCGTGAACGGTGGCCTTCAATGGAATCGGTTAGGCGACAATATGCCGTTAATGCCAGTGTTCGACATCGAGTTCAACGCCGCTGGAACCAAGGTCATAGCGAGCACGTTTGCACGTTCGGTGCAGACCTGTGATATCACGAGCTTACTTACAGTGTCAACAAATGACATGCCTCCGCTCACCGCAGGGATCATGGTTTATCCGAATCCTGTAGCGGATCTTCTGAATATTAAAATGCACAAGAAAGCAGCAGTACAGATCGAAGTGTACGATATCCAAGGAGCGATAGTTTGGGCTGGTACATTTGGAGATGTATCCTCGTTCACTATTCCTGTGAAAGAGCTTGCAGTGGGTACCTATTCGATCGCGATACGATCAGGCACCGAGTGTTCAATTCAACGATTCGTGAAATTGGATCGATAG
- a CDS encoding DUF3817 domain-containing protein, translating into MKDNPIISRFRAVAIAEGWSYLILLGIAMPLKYIWDMPLFVKYVGWAHGVLFIAYWVLALPLFTKLKWDLERIVGLGLASILPFGTFIMERKWLR; encoded by the coding sequence ATGAAGGACAACCCGATAATTAGCAGGTTCCGCGCTGTGGCAATTGCAGAAGGATGGAGCTATTTGATCCTGCTTGGGATCGCGATGCCACTGAAATACATTTGGGATATGCCCCTGTTCGTGAAATACGTGGGGTGGGCGCATGGCGTTCTCTTCATAGCCTATTGGGTACTGGCCTTGCCGCTGTTCACTAAATTGAAGTGGGATCTGGAGCGGATCGTTGGTCTTGGCCTTGCATCGATCCTGCCTTTCGGTACGTTCATTATGGAACGGAAGTGGCTGCGCTGA
- a CDS encoding IS110 family transposase, giving the protein MKHWIGIDVSSATLDFALLDEHGVHLESLQVSNGRTAVMTLMNSWKKRYGVDTGECLVCLEPTGHYTLMLLNLIVEQHWHAWLAHPLDIQKSMGIKRVKNDKVDALRIAQYARTFREKTRLFTAQNLKLDKLKHLLTRRQHLVRVRAMYKKHLSDLNRYMDKDIKKAFDQLDKRLIVASDRAVIRVEQLIMAQIKADDITSEQYNLLLTIPGVGPQLASYLIALTDGFHRFTNPRELACHAGVAPFERSSGSSIRGRTQVSHQANKILKTMLHMAALANVQREGELKVYFQRKVSEGKKPILVVNAVRNKIIHCVCAVIRNNRPYEQRQLVQN; this is encoded by the coding sequence ATGAAGCATTGGATCGGTATCGATGTGAGCAGTGCAACCTTGGATTTCGCATTGCTCGATGAACACGGTGTTCACTTGGAGAGCTTGCAAGTAAGCAATGGTCGTACAGCCGTAATGACGCTAATGAACAGCTGGAAGAAACGATACGGAGTTGACACCGGGGAATGCCTAGTGTGTTTGGAACCTACCGGGCACTATACGTTGATGTTGCTTAATCTGATCGTGGAGCAGCACTGGCATGCTTGGTTGGCGCACCCGCTCGATATACAAAAGAGCATGGGCATCAAGCGTGTGAAGAACGACAAAGTGGACGCTTTGCGGATCGCGCAATACGCACGCACATTTCGAGAGAAAACACGTTTGTTCACAGCACAGAACCTCAAGCTCGATAAACTCAAGCACCTGCTCACACGTAGGCAACACTTGGTTCGCGTCAGAGCCATGTACAAGAAGCATCTCTCGGACCTGAACCGCTACATGGACAAGGACATTAAAAAGGCGTTCGACCAACTTGACAAGCGTTTGATCGTTGCTTCGGATCGTGCCGTGATACGCGTAGAGCAACTGATCATGGCACAGATCAAAGCCGATGATATAACCAGTGAACAATACAACCTGTTGCTCACGATCCCTGGCGTAGGCCCACAATTAGCGAGCTATTTGATCGCGCTCACCGATGGCTTCCATCGATTTACGAACCCACGCGAACTGGCATGTCATGCTGGTGTAGCTCCATTTGAGCGTAGTTCTGGTAGCAGTATTCGCGGACGAACGCAAGTATCACATCAAGCCAACAAGATCCTTAAGACCATGCTCCACATGGCTGCACTTGCCAACGTGCAACGCGAAGGAGAATTAAAGGTCTACTTCCAACGCAAAGTATCTGAAGGCAAGAAGCCGATATTGGTTGTCAATGCGGTCCGTAATAAGATCATCCATTGTGTTTGCGCCGTGATCCGCAACAACCGGCCCTATGAGCAGCGGCAATTAGTGCAGAATTGA
- a CDS encoding patatin-like phospholipase family protein has translation MHDVIIDHGDSKGSAEKWSATEKFFDAPNSTANRVYRPDKFGEERSEHNWDNYPEVLSMLKRWGKGFIADGLHQYFFPITKYYRKWANILKRLVLRDDLQSDKQRSIGFDRLPMPFPVPYAYPTNRNVEFKHHNDAAAYLHSLLLNRGLFSGFAARDFFRELIKTQLVAARFKAYKNYEAPDGDMSFKEFYNITGVDLVLTGVNISRHEPRYFSVWHTPDFPVVEAVALSMSIPFAFKPVYIEGGVRKGDQAQNLAYQGLYVDGGMLNNYPVRAFDTIALRSSLSNGELLRYRNEEISGGAFLAIDPKEGTGGNEPFLGFRLVDLGLPNAEFDNDSSIPASTDFDSIFPKSGDKGIIGKLLGDLYFTFMYSSSAGQIRYVNDRSRTVPLNTHGLELFDFAHQKADKENNKTIIVQTDGKEKEFPRDKWKEDRIKEAQQRVLSRVEP, from the coding sequence ATGCATGATGTTATAATCGATCATGGAGACTCCAAAGGCTCTGCCGAAAAATGGAGCGCTACTGAAAAGTTCTTCGATGCTCCGAATTCTACGGCAAACCGTGTCTATAGGCCAGACAAATTTGGAGAGGAGCGTAGTGAACACAATTGGGATAATTACCCTGAAGTACTGAGCATGCTTAAACGCTGGGGTAAAGGGTTCATTGCAGATGGGTTACATCAATATTTTTTCCCGATTACAAAATACTATCGTAAGTGGGCGAATATTCTTAAACGTCTGGTTTTGAGAGATGACCTACAGTCAGATAAACAACGGAGTATCGGGTTCGACAGACTACCCATGCCATTTCCAGTTCCGTATGCCTATCCAACGAATCGTAATGTCGAATTCAAGCATCATAACGATGCTGCTGCCTACCTGCACAGTCTTCTGTTAAATCGTGGTCTTTTTTCAGGCTTTGCTGCTCGAGATTTTTTCCGAGAACTAATAAAGACACAACTCGTAGCGGCCCGTTTCAAAGCATACAAAAACTACGAAGCACCAGATGGGGACATGTCATTCAAAGAATTCTACAATATTACTGGCGTTGACCTTGTCCTTACTGGTGTGAATATTTCGAGACACGAGCCAAGGTATTTTTCGGTTTGGCACACGCCTGATTTTCCTGTTGTGGAGGCAGTAGCGCTGAGCATGAGCATACCATTTGCCTTTAAGCCGGTATATATTGAAGGAGGCGTGCGTAAGGGCGACCAAGCCCAAAACTTGGCCTACCAAGGTTTATACGTAGACGGGGGCATGTTGAACAATTATCCGGTGCGCGCATTCGATACGATTGCTCTGCGCAGCTCCTTGAGCAACGGTGAATTGTTACGGTATCGCAATGAAGAGATATCGGGTGGTGCTTTCCTTGCTATAGATCCTAAAGAAGGCACGGGTGGAAACGAACCTTTTTTAGGATTTAGGCTTGTGGATTTGGGACTTCCAAATGCAGAATTTGATAATGATTCTTCAATTCCGGCATCAACCGATTTTGACTCTATTTTCCCGAAAAGTGGAGACAAAGGTATTATAGGCAAATTACTCGGGGATTTATACTTCACATTCATGTATTCTTCTAGTGCTGGTCAAATCAGGTATGTTAATGATAGGTCTCGTACAGTTCCACTTAATACACATGGTCTTGAACTATTTGACTTTGCACATCAAAAAGCAGATAAGGAGAATAACAAGACTATAATTGTGCAAACTGATGGAAAAGAAAAGGAATTTCCACGTGATAAATGGAAAGAAGACCGAATCAAAGAAGCACAACAGCGTGTTTTATCTCGAGTAGAGCCATGA
- a CDS encoding OmpA family protein codes for MKLSQARADAVYTALITIGVSSKRMEAEGYGDQYPVAGNNTEVGRSQNRRIALRVTAK; via the coding sequence ATGAAGCTCTCACAAGCGCGTGCGGACGCTGTCTACACGGCATTGATCACTATTGGTGTGAGTTCCAAACGCATGGAAGCGGAAGGCTACGGTGACCAATACCCCGTTGCCGGAAATAATACGGAAGTCGGTCGTTCGCAGAATCGCAGGATCGCGCTGCGTGTTACTGCGAAGTGA
- a CDS encoding OmpA family protein, with the protein MSDLLTGILSNVTPSLVQGVAGNLGESEIGVTKAIDGMVPTMLAAMIGKSANSGAMNHLFTLLTDPKSGALLDNLGNSISNGFFKRAAGNNDLVGGFLKRLFGDRSSNVISSFSSLSGLKTRSAGPVMNIAAQLVMGHLSRSMTSNGFEVGSFIGLLNEERSSIIKELPLGISGLLGLDNNLDPTDAPVRSNKTALIIGLVGVGLISFWIWDRYDEPAVEIPLLQNSELTIDPTDTTTTNAVVAVQKNVPGWFHKLDNGYELIGDSAGIERNLFQFISSNKVVDTTSWFNCDHIVFQEESTALDMDQSKDQLNNIAAIMNVFPDVELKIGGYTDSRGSSTENQKRSQERADAVRTALVKLGIRSTRIGSEGYGDQYPVAGNNTEEGRSQNRRVAIRVTAK; encoded by the coding sequence ATGAGCGATCTATTGACCGGTATTCTGAGCAACGTTACACCTTCGTTGGTGCAAGGCGTGGCCGGCAATCTCGGAGAAAGTGAAATTGGAGTAACCAAGGCGATTGACGGAATGGTGCCGACCATGTTGGCCGCAATGATCGGTAAGAGCGCTAATAGCGGCGCCATGAACCACCTGTTCACTCTGCTCACTGACCCTAAGAGCGGTGCTTTGCTTGACAATCTTGGGAACAGCATCAGCAATGGTTTTTTCAAGCGAGCAGCTGGTAACAATGATCTCGTTGGCGGTTTCCTGAAGAGGCTTTTCGGCGATAGGTCGTCCAACGTCATAAGTTCTTTCAGCAGCCTGAGTGGGCTGAAAACCCGTTCTGCCGGCCCCGTGATGAACATTGCAGCGCAACTGGTCATGGGCCACTTGAGCAGATCGATGACGAGCAATGGATTTGAGGTCGGGTCTTTCATCGGATTGCTGAATGAAGAGAGAAGCAGCATCATCAAGGAATTACCTCTAGGCATCAGCGGACTTTTAGGGCTCGATAATAACCTGGACCCGACGGACGCACCGGTACGAAGCAACAAGACCGCTCTGATCATTGGTCTTGTTGGGGTCGGTCTGATCTCGTTCTGGATCTGGGATCGCTACGATGAACCAGCGGTGGAAATACCACTATTGCAGAACTCAGAACTGACTATCGACCCTACCGACACCACTACCACGAACGCTGTTGTTGCAGTACAAAAGAATGTACCGGGCTGGTTCCATAAACTGGATAACGGATACGAGCTGATCGGTGATAGTGCGGGTATCGAACGAAACCTCTTTCAATTCATTTCCAGCAATAAAGTGGTGGATACGACCTCATGGTTCAACTGTGACCATATCGTATTCCAGGAAGAAAGCACAGCGCTCGACATGGACCAGAGCAAGGACCAATTGAACAACATAGCCGCGATCATGAACGTGTTTCCGGATGTTGAATTGAAGATCGGTGGCTACACCGATAGCAGGGGTAGTTCTACCGAGAACCAAAAGCGTTCACAGGAGCGAGCAGATGCGGTACGTACCGCATTGGTCAAATTGGGTATTCGATCCACACGCATAGGATCGGAAGGCTATGGGGACCAATACCCGGTTGCCGGAAACAATACGGAAGAAGGTCGATCACAGAATCGCCGTGTTGCGATACGCGTTACTGCGAAGTGA
- a CDS encoding cyanophycinase has product MNRAPKGKLIAIGGAEDKGTADAPGHKTLHAFIDDSILRRVVDEAGGSSARIALITAASMIPEEVAENYLEAFKKLGVTDVDVLGIRDRSYVKPDVVKRLARCSAVMMSGGNQLRLTTIFGGTAFLELMKRRYINETGFVVAGTSAGAMCMSSTMIYQGHSSIGLIKGGVKMTTGASLIHDVIIDSHFVERGRFSRLTQAVAGNPNAIGIGLGEDTGVVITEGNMLETIGSGQVMIFDGHDIMYSDLADVDEGRPFSVEGMKFHIISKGYYYSLESRQFAAVRVNVKG; this is encoded by the coding sequence ATGAATAGGGCACCCAAAGGAAAGTTGATCGCAATAGGCGGCGCTGAGGATAAAGGAACTGCTGACGCTCCTGGCCACAAAACACTTCACGCCTTCATAGATGACAGTATTCTTCGGCGCGTGGTTGACGAAGCCGGTGGGTCAAGTGCCCGGATCGCGCTGATAACAGCTGCGAGTATGATCCCCGAAGAAGTTGCGGAGAACTATTTGGAAGCATTCAAGAAACTAGGCGTTACCGATGTAGATGTTTTGGGGATCAGGGATCGTTCGTATGTAAAACCCGATGTTGTGAAACGATTGGCCCGCTGCAGTGCTGTTATGATGAGCGGAGGCAATCAACTTCGGCTTACAACGATCTTCGGAGGTACTGCTTTTCTGGAATTGATGAAACGCCGGTATATCAACGAGACCGGTTTCGTGGTGGCGGGAACAAGTGCAGGTGCTATGTGCATGAGCAGTACCATGATCTACCAAGGGCACAGCTCCATTGGTCTGATAAAGGGTGGTGTAAAAATGACCACAGGGGCTTCATTGATACATGATGTAATAATCGATAGTCACTTCGTTGAGCGCGGGCGGTTCAGCAGACTTACACAAGCCGTTGCCGGTAACCCGAATGCAATTGGTATTGGACTCGGAGAAGATACCGGCGTAGTGATCACGGAGGGCAATATGCTAGAGACCATTGGAAGCGGACAGGTAATGATCTTCGACGGTCATGATATTATGTATAGTGATCTTGCGGATGTGGATGAAGGAAGACCCTTCAGCGTTGAAGGCATGAAATTCCATATAATTTCCAAAGGGTATTATTACAGCTTGGAAAGTCGTCAGTTCGCCGCCGTCCGTGTTAACGTCAAGGGCTGA